TGTTGCATCCCTTGCCGTCTCCGTCGCCGCATCGCGCGGGCTGCTCGACTACGACGCAAAGGTCGCGGACTACTGGCCCGAGTTCGCGCAGGCCGGGAAGGCCAATGTCACGGTGCGTCAACTGCTGTCCCACCAGGCCGGGTTGCCCGCACTCGACGCGCCGCTGAAGCTGGCAGACCTGACCGACCCAACCAAGGTCTCCGCGGTGCTTGCCGCCCAAAAACCAGCGTGGACGCCGGGAACCCGACATGGCTACCACGCACTCACCCTGGGGTGGTACGAATCCGAGCTCATCCGTCGCACCGACCCTGCCGGCCGCACCATAGGACGCTTCTTCGCCGACGAGATCGCCGCTCCGCTGAGCCTGGATCTGCACATCGGATTGCCCGCCTCGGTGGACCGCGGCCGGGTGGCCGAACTACATGGCTGGAAGCGGCACGAAGCACTGCTGCACCTCAACACCATGCCGCCCCGATTTGTACTGGGACTTCTGAATCCTCGCGGCCTCACCGGCCGAAGTGCCAACCTGCCCAACGATATCGATGCGATGACCGACTTCAACCAAGAGAAGGTGCGCACCGTGGAGATGCCCGCCGCCAACGGGATCGGCTCGGCCCGCTCGGTGGCTCGCGCATATGGTTGCGCGGCAACCGGCGGGGCCGAACTCGGTCTGACACCGGCCACTCTCGAAACGGTGACAGAGCCCGCCGTCCCTCCTAGCGGAGGCATTCGCGACAAGGTGCTGCATGTCGACTCGGTATTCTCACTGGGGTATTGCAAACCGTTTCGGGACTGCGTCTTTGGGTCGTCCGGGAAGGCATTCGGAACCCCCGGGCTCGGTGGATCGTTTGGCTTTGCCGACCCCGACACCGGTATCGGATTCGCCTACGTGATGAACCGATTGGGCTTTCACCTGTTCAGCGATCCCCGCGAACTGGCGCTACGTCAGGCACTGTTCCGGGATGTGCTGGGCACACGTCCGCAGATATGAGCCTCTGCTTCACCGAGTGCATACGGCACGCAGGCAGTTCCCGCGATAGCTCTGCTCCCGGTATGCACTCGGCGAAGCAGAAAGGGCGCCCACCCGAAGGTGGACGCCCTTTCCGAAAGCGGTTTACTAGGCCTCGTTGACCGATCCGCCTGCGGCGGTGATCTTCTCGCGAGCCGAGTCGCTGAACTTGTTGGCAGTCACCGACACCTTGACCTTGAGGTCTCCGTTGCCGAGCACCTTCACCAGCTCGTTCTTGCGCACCGCACCCTTGGCAACCAGGGCCTCGATGGTGACGTCGCCACCCTCGGGGAATAGCCGCTCGATGTCGGCCACGTTCACCACCTGGTATTCGGTGCGGAAGCGGTTCTTGAAGCCCTTGAGCTTCGGGAGCCGCATGTGGATGGGCATCTGCCCACCCTCGAAGGTCACCGGCACG
This genomic window from Mycobacteroides chelonae contains:
- a CDS encoding serine hydrolase domain-containing protein is translated as MTLKMTVSPALIGGDVDEGYGKIADAFRANFARGDEIGAAFSVYRDGVKVVDLWGGYRNGLTKDPWREDTIVNMFSTTKGVASLAVSVAASRGLLDYDAKVADYWPEFAQAGKANVTVRQLLSHQAGLPALDAPLKLADLTDPTKVSAVLAAQKPAWTPGTRHGYHALTLGWYESELIRRTDPAGRTIGRFFADEIAAPLSLDLHIGLPASVDRGRVAELHGWKRHEALLHLNTMPPRFVLGLLNPRGLTGRSANLPNDIDAMTDFNQEKVRTVEMPAANGIGSARSVARAYGCAATGGAELGLTPATLETVTEPAVPPSGGIRDKVLHVDSVFSLGYCKPFRDCVFGSSGKAFGTPGLGGSFGFADPDTGIGFAYVMNRLGFHLFSDPRELALRQALFRDVLGTRPQI
- the rplO gene encoding 50S ribosomal protein L15; this encodes MTIKLHHLRPAPGSKTERTRVGRGEGSKGKTAGRGTKGTKARKNVPVTFEGGQMPIHMRLPKLKGFKNRFRTEYQVVNVADIERLFPEGGDVTIEALVAKGAVRKNELVKVLGNGDLKVKVSVTANKFSDSAREKITAAGGSVNEA